From the Quercus lobata isolate SW786 chromosome 6, ValleyOak3.0 Primary Assembly, whole genome shotgun sequence genome, one window contains:
- the LOC115995455 gene encoding phenylcoumaran benzylic ether reductase Betv6-like: protein MAHKSKILIIGGTGYIGKYIVEESAKAGHPTFALVRENTASNPEKSKLIESFKSSGVTLLNGDIYHHESLVKAIKQVDVVISAVGNQQTADQVNIIAAIKEAGNIKRFLPSEFGSAVDPAKVVDPIKHHLGVKASIRRSIEAEGIPYTYLVSNGFAGYFLPNFGIALTGGTGSLTAPPRDKVEIIGDGNTKVIFSKEEDIATYTIKAVDDPRTLNKVLHIRPPANILSFNEIVSLWEKKIGKTLEKTYLLEDQLLKKIQESPSPLNLFLSIGHATFVKGNLTNSEAKASFGVEASELYPEVKYTTADEYLDQFV from the exons ATGGCTCacaaaagcaagattttgataATTGGAGGGACTGGATACATTGGAAAATACATAGTAGAGGAAAGTGCGAAAGCTGGGCACCCCACTTTTGCGTTGGTCAGAGAGAACACAGCTTCTAATCCTGAAAAGTCTAAACTCATTGAGAGCTTCAAGAGCTCTGGAGTGACACTTCTCAAT GGAGACATCTATCATCATGAGAGCTTGGTGAAGGCAATAAAGCAAGTCGATGTAGTTATCTCCGCAGTTGGAAATCAACAGACAGCTGATCAGGTGAATATTATTGCTGCCATCAAAGAAGCTGGAAATATCAAG AGGTTCCTCCCGTCCGAGTTTGGAAGTGCTGTGGATCCTGCCAAGGTAGTCGATCCAATTAAACATCATCTCGGGGTCAAGGCTAGCATCCGAAGATCCATCGAGGCCGAAGGAATTCCATACACCTACCTTGTGTCCAATGGCTTTGCTGGGTACTTTTTGCCCAACTTCGGAATTGCACTTACTGGTGGCACTGGCAGTCTCACAGCTCCTCCTAGGGACAAAGTAGAAATAATTGGAGATGGAAACACCAAAG taattttttccaaagaagAGGATATTGCGACTTATACCATAAAAGCAGTGGACGATCCAAGAACCTTGAACAAGGTCCTTCATATTAGACCCCCGGCAAATATTTTGTCCTTCAATGAGATTGTTTCCCTATGGGAGAAGAAGATTGGCAAGACCCTTGAAAAAACTTATCTTCTGGAGGATCAACTTCTAAAGAAAATCCAAG AGTCTCCCAGTCCTTTAAACCTCTTCCTATCCATTGGCCACGCTACATTTGTGAAGGGAAATCTTACAAACTCTGAGGCTAAGGCTTCTTTTGGCGTGGAGGCTTCAGAGCTTTATCCAGAGGTGAAATACACCACTGCAGATGAATACTTGGACCAGTTTGTCTAA